In the genome of Acetobacter oryzifermentans, one region contains:
- a CDS encoding class I adenylate-forming enzyme family protein, producing the protein MFEEFLLQSHKSFDDKHVLFEGFSRSWRMREFLVDVKKVAHALAGIREQAPSIVGIKCRNFYHHWLVIFALDQLGIASASLPNDTGVTFHENFNIIQPDLMLCDEVLSAYRVKNILINERWFSDILSKGGVFLDRDKNTSFARVSVASGTGVTAEKIGATAEYIIQNINNILHSNLLSFSHKKGEKKPQLISCIGFDILTGFQIIMAAMVAGVTVEITDRTHIAAVLARNTPLVLILSPLHLEYVIGILSPLSTARDNLNIIIVGGSLPEQLRKITTQKLTKKIHVVYGTEETGLVAVQNDKLDWSMNSVGSVLPWVEVEVVDENGHILAEGQEGSVRIKSSSVLPPQFFLGPKAGEKFQNGWFYPGDRGYLKSSNRELFITGRYDDLVSFGGDKFDLRLLDDIVKSFSPIIDGSVFPVPDQNGILKPYVAVVCEDNFDGDELSRKMHAKYENLPSITLIWVNEIPRLSDGRPNRKLMTDSISETLKK; encoded by the coding sequence ATGTTTGAAGAGTTTTTGCTACAATCTCACAAATCCTTTGACGACAAGCATGTTTTGTTCGAAGGGTTTTCTCGCTCTTGGCGTATGAGAGAGTTTCTGGTAGATGTTAAAAAAGTAGCACATGCTCTTGCTGGGATAAGAGAACAGGCACCTAGTATTGTTGGCATTAAATGCCGTAATTTTTATCACCATTGGTTGGTTATATTCGCTCTTGATCAATTAGGAATAGCATCAGCGTCGCTCCCTAATGATACAGGGGTTACTTTTCATGAAAATTTTAATATTATTCAGCCTGATTTGATGCTGTGTGATGAAGTGTTGTCAGCGTATCGGGTGAAAAATATTCTTATTAATGAGAGGTGGTTTTCTGATATTCTTTCCAAGGGAGGAGTTTTTTTAGATAGAGATAAAAATACATCTTTTGCACGTGTATCTGTTGCTTCAGGAACAGGCGTTACCGCTGAAAAAATCGGTGCTACTGCAGAATATATAATCCAAAATATAAACAATATTCTACACTCAAATTTATTATCATTTTCCCACAAAAAAGGGGAAAAAAAGCCACAACTTATTTCTTGTATTGGGTTTGATATTTTAACCGGTTTTCAAATTATCATGGCAGCGATGGTTGCTGGTGTAACGGTTGAAATAACAGATCGCACACATATAGCAGCTGTTTTGGCTAGAAACACGCCGTTAGTATTGATCTTATCTCCTTTGCATCTTGAGTATGTCATTGGAATTTTATCTCCACTTTCTACTGCACGCGATAATCTGAATATTATTATCGTTGGTGGTAGCTTACCCGAGCAATTGCGGAAGATAACAACACAAAAATTAACAAAAAAAATTCATGTTGTTTATGGAACAGAGGAAACTGGCTTAGTCGCTGTTCAAAACGATAAATTAGATTGGAGCATGAATAGTGTTGGTTCTGTCTTGCCATGGGTGGAGGTGGAAGTTGTTGATGAAAATGGACATATTTTGGCTGAGGGACAAGAAGGAAGTGTTCGGATAAAAAGTAGTTCTGTTTTGCCGCCCCAGTTTTTTTTAGGACCTAAAGCGGGAGAAAAGTTTCAAAATGGTTGGTTTTATCCTGGAGATAGAGGGTATTTGAAATCTTCCAATAGAGAGTTGTTTATAACAGGACGTTATGATGATCTTGTTTCTTTTGGTGGAGACAAATTTGATCTGCGTCTTTTGGATGATATTGTAAAATCTTTCTCTCCTATAATTGATGGTAGTGTTTTTCCTGTTCCAGATCAGAATGGTATTCTGAAGCCCTATGTCGCTGTTGTTTGTGAAGATAACTTCGATGGAGATGAGCTTTCACGAAAAATGCATGCAAAATATGAGAATCTTCCGAGTATTACGTTAATATGGGTTAATGAAATTCCTCGTTTGTCGGATGGGCGCCCTAATAGGAAACTAATGACAGACAGTATATCAGAGACATTAAAAAAGTAA